Proteins from a genomic interval of Papaver somniferum cultivar HN1 chromosome 4, ASM357369v1, whole genome shotgun sequence:
- the LOC113274633 gene encoding 50S ribosomal protein L5, chloroplastic-like, producing MKNEILKSKAYPFLLLLPQRVSLMASSTLTLPPSCSSSFHGSSLVTSSSSSSSRISFPKIRQNGRRGLVVKASESESGIVLVDRSENEKTSRLKTSYLENIVPILKEEFSYTNLLEVPKIEKIVVNCGIGEAAQNAKGLDAAMKDLATITGQRPVKTRARVSIATFKLREGQPIGLAVTLRGNMMYSFLDRLVNLGLPRTRDFQGVNPNSFDGHGNYSIGMREQSVFPEIAYDALGRGRGMDVCITTTAKTDKEAQRLLALMGMPFREGGGPTVLIRKKKKKAHHFDSKSKGRR from the exons ATGAAAAATGAAATTCTGAAATCAAAAGCttatccttttcttcttcttctccctcagaGAGTCTCTCTAATGGCTTCTTCTACCCTGACATTACCAccttcatgttcttcatccttTCATGGCAGCTCACTTgtaacttcatcatcatcatcatcttcaagaaTTTCATTCCCTAAAATTAGACAGAATGGAAGAAGAGGGTTAGTAGTGAAAGCTTCTGAGAGTGAATCAGGTATTGTATTAGTAGACAGATCAGAGAATGAGAAAACTAGTCGTCTCAAAACATCTTATCTTGAGAACATTGTTCCTATTCTCAAAGAAGAATTCTCTTACACTAACTTACTCGAG GTACCCAAGATTGAGAAGATAGTGGTGAACTGTGGAATTGGAGAAGCTGCACAAAATGCTAAAGGATTAGATGCTGCAATGAAGGATTTGGCGACAATTACTGGGCAAAGGCCGGTGAAGACGAGAGCTAGAGTGTCTATTGCTACTTTTAAGCTCAGGGAAGGGCAACCTATTGGACTTGCTGTTACCCTTAGAGGAAAT ATGATGTACTCTTTCTTGGATCGACTTGTTAACTTGGGTCTTCCTAGAACAAGGGATTTCCAAGGTGTAAACCCCAACAGTTTCGATGGACACGGAAACTACAGTATCGGAATGCGTGAACAGAGTGTGTTTCCAGAGATAGCATATGATGCCCTTGGTAGGGGTCGAGGTATGGATGTCTGCATCACCACCACCGCTAAAACTGATAAAGAAGCACAAAGGTTGCTTGCTCTTATGGGTATGCCTTTCAGAGAAGGTGGTGGTCCAACAGTGTTGATccgtaagaagaagaagaaggctcATCACTTCGACAGTAAATCCAAAGGACGGCgatga
- the LOC113274634 gene encoding uncharacterized protein LOC113274634, with product MSVENEDDQCLVAEKTPRTKPLISYSREFLLSLSELEVCKKLPKGFDQAILRDFEDFSNSAPEWQRPPGSFSSQNFRRGEYESSPPTRGESNNYSRGGRWETRSSGSNDRDVDSQSDKDSDSGRRFGNQPRRPWQNPEHDGLLGSGAFPRPSGFTAGASAPKGRGNGTYQLSKTNEPYHPPRPYKAVPHARREFTDSINDETFGSSEDSGQDREEEEKKRRASFEMFRKESQKERNNQIPEKSLENCDDPDILALLKESDNRLVNENNRTQDVTPPSSQSESAISAPTPAPRPLVPPGFRTSILEKNPVTKSLVPHPPAEVGSIEDKFSGISDNQGKLPAASVDPNAQKFGVQAVHTPISSIGEKMARPSDVYASDGGVGAVRPSSESSNQLRQAYKTQQSDVVVDFVKESIPVHEILGQIGQERSGSILEKLFGGATANDDVKADDAASEVPVKSSKFSLWFGEEKKSPEDLPSGQPKDLLSLIADKGRSHLSEILDEKAPEQILPLFPFKSNEPLPGFLSSAETTVGLGIRDPPYNSTNQGVAPRVLTCEDLEQSILSEISDNSSQPQHPIQAWGSMDSKANQSKPEVNNLASQHILSLLQKGTSINDSVTSSNLDLQSSENLHVYDGGSISTLNNSSQGSSQVHNDDKSPTLETFFGSSFMKELQSAQAPVSAQRGSIGGPLRTELSGPHGFPFSVADASFVPSDVNVFGGNEPAFEDELPRSNLMQQTKSNMTENRLLGFDVRKKESGFSFSGVGGFESRTDRAGGIQLPEEDSLLTAGDVMNPQNPVFRHSGNATNADLRSSGNVSLDIVGKLAALNAAFKDERSMALGPDGPPPFLRNPYNPAEPEISYQNMRGQQSSPPYPHLQINHGRPPMQPLDSHHARMNPQLKFMGPESIIQHEQPHHQFPGNIFHHPSHQQAPGMPTRFDPPSQNHLLQQLHPSHFPPAHLLQGHQGGAPLPPHPMNNLAGHIPEVDPLQGFQFHRQQGFGGHGIPVPAPAVGGSNHSDAFGKLMEMELRANAKQMHPLDGPGLYGEVDMRMRYR from the exons ATGAGTGTGGAAAATGAAGATGATCAGTGCTTGGTTGCAGAGAAAACTCCGAG GACGAAGCCGCTGATTTCGTATTCAAGAGAATTCCTGTTATCTCTAAGTGAATTGGAGGTTTGCAAAAAGTTACCTAAAGGATTCGACCAGGCTATCCTACG TGATTTTGAAGATTTTTCGAATAGTGCACCGGAGTGGCAGAGGCCTCCTGGTAGTTTTAGTTCCCAGAATTTTAGACGTGGCGAGTACGAATCATCTCCACCCACTAGAGGTGAGTCAAATAACTATTCACGAGGTGGGAGATGGGAAACTCGGTCTTCTGGGTCAAATGATAGAGATGTGGATTCTCAGTCTGACAAGGATTCAG ATTCTGGAAGGCGCTTTGGCAATCAACCTCGGCGTCCTTGGCAAAATCCCGAGCATGATGGGCTTTTGGGTAGTGGTGCATTTCCAAGGCCATCTGGGTTTACAGCCGGGGCTTCAGCTCCCAAGGGTCGAGGAAATGGTACCTATCAACTGAGTAAGACCAATGAGCCATATCATCCACCACGTCCTTACAAG GCAGTTCCTCATGCACGGCGAGAATTTACTGACTCAATTAATGATGAAACTTTTGGTTCATCAGAAGATTCTGGGCAAGatagagaagaagaggagaaaaaaagaagag CTTCCTTTGAGATGTTTAGGAAGGAAAGTCAAAAAGAGAGGAACAACCAGATTCCAGAAAAGAGCTTAGAAAATTGTGACGACCCAGATATATTGGCACTATTGAAGGAGTCTGATAATAGGTTAGTTAATGAAAACAATAGAACACAGGATGTGACGCCTCCAAGTTCACAGAGCGAGTCTGCTATTTCTGCACCAACTCCTGCACCCAGACCACTAGTGCCACCAGGCTTTAGAACCTCAATCTTGGAAAAGAATCCTGTGACGAAATCTTTGGTTCCCCACCCACCAGCAGAG GTTGGAAGTATTGAGGATAAATTTAGTGGAATTTCTGATAATCAAGGTAAACTACCAGCTGCATCTGTGGATCCTAATGCACAGAAGTTTGGTGTTCAGGCTGTTCATACTCCCATTTCAAGCATTGGTGAAAAGATGGCCCGTCCTTCAGATGTGTATGCGTCTGACGGTGGAGTTGGTGCTGTTCGCCCATCGTCTGAATCTTCGAACCAACTACGACAAGCTTATAAAACTCAACAGAGTGATGTAGTTGTAGATTTTGTTAAAGAGAGCATTCCAGTTCACGAGATTCTGGGCCAAATTGGTCAAGAGCGTTCAGGATCAATTCTAGAAAAACTATTTGGCGGCGCCACAGCT AATGATGATGTCAAAGCAGATGACGCTGCCAGCGAAGTACCCGTCAAATCCTCAAAATTCAGTCTTTGGTTTGGTGAAG AAAAAAAATCACCAGAAGATTTACCATCTGGCCAACCTAAAGACTTGCTTTCACTGATTGCTGACAAAGGTAGATCTCATTTGTCTGAAATACTCGATGAGAAAGCCCCCGAGCAAATTCTACCGCTGTTTCCTTTTAAGAGCAATGAACCTCTTCCTGGGTTTCTTTCTTCTGCTGAAACTACTGTTGGTCTGGGAATCCGTGATCCACCATACAACTCTACTAATCAAGGTGTTGCTCCACGAGTGCTTACATGCGAGGATCTAGAACAGTCCATTCTATCTGAAATTAGTGATAACAGTTCGCAACCACAACATCCTATACAAGCATGGGGCAGTATGGATTCAAAAGCTAACCAGTCAAAACCTGAGGTCAACAATCTTGCATCCCAGCACATTCTCTCTTTGTTGCAGAAAGGCACAAGCATCAATGATTCAGTGACATCCTCCAATCTGGATTTACAATCCTCGGAAAATCTCCATGTTTATGATGGAGGATCTATTAGTACTTTGAACAATTCAAGTCAAGGCAGTTCTCAAGTTCACAATGATGACAAATCTCCGACTCTTGAGACTTTTTTTGGGTCATCCTTCATGAAGGAGCTTCAGTCGGCACAAGCTCCAGTGTCTGCACAAAGAGGTTCAATTGGGGGGCCCTTAAGAACGGAATTATCTGGCCCTCATGGGTTTCCGTTTTCAGTTGCGGATGCTAGTTTTGTTCCATCTGATGTCAATGTATTCGGAGGCAACGAACCTGCATTTGAAGATGAGCTTCCAAGGTCCAACCTCATGCAGCAAACTAAATCCAACATGACTGAGAACCGTCTGTTAGGGTTTGATGTTCGTAAAAAGGAATCTGGGTTCAGTTTTAGTGGGGTTGGTGGTTTCGAAAGCAGAACTGACAGGGCTGGTGGGATTCAGCTGCCTGAAGAGGACAGCTTGCTTACTGCAGGTGATGTTATGAACCCTCAAAATCCCGTGTTTAGGCACTCAGGAAATGCAACTAATGCTGATTTAAGATCCTCAGGGAATGTGTCACTTGATATAGTTGGTAAACTAGCAGCTCTAAATGCTGCCTTTAAAGATGAAAGGTCCATGGCACTAGGTCCTGATGGTCCACCACCTTTTCTTCGTAATCCTTACAATCCAGCAGAGCCCGAGATTTCGTATCAGAATATGCGAGGTCAGCAGTCTTCTCCGCCATACCCTCACCTTCAGATAAATCATGGGAGGCCTCCAATGCAGCCTCTAGATTCACATCATGCTCGTATGAATCCACAGTTGAAATTTATGGGTCCAGAGAGTATAATCCAGCACGAGCAacctcatcatcagtttcctgGGAATATTTTTCATCACCCTTCTCACCAACAAGCTCCTGGTATGCCAACAAGGTTTGATCCACCTTCCCAAAATCATTTGTTACAGCAACTGCACCCAAGCCATTTCCCACCAGCTCACCTACTACAAGGGCATCAGGGAGGTGCACCTCTGCCACCTCATCCGATGAATAACTTGGCTGGTCATATTCCCGAGGTGGACCCACTACAGGGATTTCAATTTCATCGCCAACAAGGCTTTGGTGGGCATGGTATTCCTGTTCCAG CTCCTGCTGTCGGTGGAAGCAATCATTCGGACGCATTTGGGAAGCTGATGGAAATGGAGCTGAGAGCAAATGCCAAACAGATGCATCCTCTAGATGGTCCAGGGCTTTATGGCGAGGTTGACATGCGTATGAGATACAGATAA
- the LOC113274635 gene encoding protein REVEILLE 6-like produces the protein MVSMNFDDQNHLPPQFEMSGLPAELGGGGGGSISTTTAAESYEDSLRKIRKPYTITKSRESWTEQEHDKFFEALQLFDRDWKKIEAFVGTKTVIQIRSHAQKYFQKVQKNGTSEHLPPPRPKRKAVHPYPQKAAKNVPMLPQTTGVCQSSSNLLESRSVLRPDPSVLLKTGPAVSSWPQLSNDDTESARLIASNNCYSSSNNTPGSYPTRETTGRGNHGPPLRAIPDFAQVYSFIGSVFDPNTSNHLEKLKEMNPIDVDTVLLLMRNLSMNLSSPDFEDQRRLLSSYDVDSGKTQHENEVPFMNADESKNSRGR, from the exons atggtatctatgAATTTTGATGATCAAaatcatcttcctcctcaatttgaaATGTCTGGTTTACCAGCTGAacttggtggcggtggtggtggctcAATTtctacaacaacagcagcagagtcTTATGAAGATTCATTGAGGAAAATTAGAAAACCTTACACAATTACTAAATCAAGAGAGAGTTGGACTGAACAAGAACATGATAAGTTCTTTGAAGCACTTCAACT TTTCGATCGTGATTGGAAGAAGATTGAAGCATTTGTTGGGACAAAGACAGTTATCCAG ATACGGAGTCACGCGCAGAAGTATTTTCAAaaggttcagaagaatggaactagTGAACATTTACCACCTCCAAGGCCAAAGCGAAAAGCAGTTCATCCATACCCACAAAAAGCAGCTAAAAATG TTCCGATGCTACCACAAACTACAGGGGTGTGCCAATCGTCTTCAAATCTGTTAGAATCGAGATCTGTTTTAAGGCCAGATCCGTCAGTGCTGCTTAAAACAGGACCTGCAGTGTCTTCATGGCCTCAGTTATCCAATG ATGATACAGAATCTGCAAGGCTTATAGCATCAAATAATTGTTACAGTAGCAGCAATAACACTCCAGGTTCATACCCAACTCGTGAAACTACAGGTCGGGGGAATCATGGCCCTCCATTGCGAG CTATACCAGATTTTGCCCAAGTCTACAGCTTCATTGGCAGTGTATTTGACCCTAACACAAGTAATCACCTGGAGAAGCTTAAGGAAATGAATCCAATTGACGTGGATACA GTGTTGTTATTAATGCGGAACCTCTCTATGAATCTATCAAGTCCCGACTTTGAAGATCAA AGGAGATTGCTTTCTTCTTATGATGTCGACTCAGGGAAAACTCAACACGAAAATGAAGTACCATTCATGAATGCTGATGAGTCAAAGAATTCAAGAGGTAGATAG
- the LOC113274636 gene encoding peptidyl-prolyl cis-trans isomerase FKBP42-like: MDDEKVQDQQNQSPDGGPDVDEEITAECASFVHGDPLQDSTGPPKSESKVEILHEHVKKQLIKEGHGQKPTKYSTCFLHYRAWTKSTQHKFEDTWNEQRPVELIIGKEKTEMTGLAIGVSSMTAGERCLLHVGWQLAYGKEGSFSFPNVPPQADVSYEVELIGFDETKEGKARGDMTVEERIGTADRRKMEGNNLFKDDKLDEAMQQYEMAIAYMGDDFMFQLFGKYRDMALAVKNPCHLNMAACLIKLKRFEEAIGQCSIVLAEEETNVKALFRRGKAKSELGQTDAAREDFLKASKYAPEDKAIVKELRLLAEHDKAVYQKQKEMYKGIYGKRPEPKKETNQKKNLLAVIWLWILSLFRRFFKPEKQRVD, encoded by the exons ATGGATGATGAAAAAGTTCAAGATCAACAGAATCAATCACCTGATGGTG GTCCAGATGTTGATGAGGAGATAACTGCTGAATGTGCTTCCTTTGTACATGGGGATCCTCTCCAGGATTCTACAGGTCCCCCTAAGTCTGAGTCGAAAGTGGAAATTCTTCATGAACATGTCAAGAAACAACTTATCAAAGAAGGACATGGACAGAAGCCAACGAAATATTCTACATGCTTTT TGCACTACAGGGCATGGACCAAAAGCACCCAGCACAAGTTTGAGGACACATGGAATGAACAGAGACCAGTAGAACTTATAATAGGGaaag AGAAAACTGAGATGACAGGACTGGCAATTGGTGTGTCAAGCATGACAGCTGGTGAACGTTGTCTGCTGCATGTTGGTTGGCAATTAGCTTATGGCAAAGAAGGAAGCTTTTCTTTTCCAAATGTTCCACCTCAGGCAGATGTCTCATACGAAGTTGAGCTTAttggttttgatgaaaccaaagaa GGGAAAGCACGTGGTGACATGACTGTGGAGGAAAGGATTGGAACAGCTGATCGAAGAAAAATGGAGGGCAATAATCTTTTCAAGGATGACAAGCTAGATGAAGCTATGCAACAATATGAAATG GCTATAGCATACATGGGAGACGACTTTATGTTCCAACTCTTTGGAAAGTACCGTGACATGGCCTTAGCTGTTAAGAATCCTTGCCATTTAAATATGGCGGCTTGCTTAATAAAGCTCAAGCGATTTGAAGAAGCCATTGGTCAGTGCAGCATT GTGTTGGCAGAAGAAGAAACCAATGTAAAAGCGCTATTCAGGCGAGGAAAAGCTAAGTCAGAACTAGGCCAGACAGATGCTGCACGAGAAGATTTTCTTAAAGCCAGTAAATATGCACCTGAAGACAAGGCAATTGTGAAGGAGCTGCGGTTACTTGCGGAACATGACAAGGCTGTTTATCAGAAGCAAAAGGAGATGTACAAGGGAATTTACGGAAAAAGACCTGAACCCAAGAAAGAAACCAACCAGAAGAAGAATTTGCTTGCAGTAATCTGGTTATGGATATTATCCCTGTTTCGTCGCTTTTTCAAGCCCGAAAAGCAGAGAGTTGACTAA